GCGGAGAAACCCCGCGGGCGGCGCGATGTGCTCGGCGGCACGCACGAGGTCTCTCGGCGGCCGGCGCAGGCTGTACGAGAGGACCCGCGCGCCCCGCTCCCGGAGAGCGAGGATCTCATTGCTGACGAACGTCTCCGAGTAGGACGGGTGGACGGCGCTCACCGTGACGATGACGGGGAGGGGCGTCCGCCGGTCGTCAGCGTCCGCCATGTCGGACTCGTACGCTCTCGGCGATCGAGAGCCAGCGCCCCGCCACCGCAGACCAGTCGAAGACACGCGGGGCGCTCTCCCGCGCGGCGGCGGCCGCGATCCGCCAGCGCTCGGGCTCGGCGATCTCCGCGATCGCCGACGCGAGTCGCTCCCCGTCGGGCGCCGGGACGATCACGACGGCGTCCTGTTCGACCAACGATGCCGCCGCGACGGCGTCGCTCGTGACCGCCGGCAGTCCATGGCACAGCGACTCTGCGAGGGAGATGCCGAAGTTCTCATCGTCGCTCGGGGCGAGGAAGACGTGCGATTCCCGATAGAGCTCCCGCTTCCCTGCAGGCCCCACATGGCCGAGGAAACGGACATGCTCTCGAACGCCGCGCCTCTCCGCGAGCTGTTCCAGCCTCCGCACGAGCCGCGGATCGCCCGTTCCCGCCAGGCACAACGAGGCGTCGGCCCCCCGCTCACGGCACACGGCGAGCGCGTCGATCATGAGGTCGACGCGCTTCTTCTCCGCGATCCGTCCCACGGACAGCAGATGCAGCTCCCCACGCTCGACGGGCGCGGCCGGCGCGTCGCCCTCCTGCGTCTCCACGCCGATGCCCGCGACCTCCACACGACGACCGGGGCGGGCGCGGACGAGGTCCGCGCGCTCGGCCGGGGAGCCCGTCACGAAGGCGGCCACTCCCGGGTCGACGAGCACGGAGGCGACGAGGTCGAACAGCGTCTTGCGTCGGGGCTTGCGTGCACGGTCGTACGCCGTCAGCGTCCCGTGCGGGGTCAGCAGCACCGGAACGCCGCACACCCGAGCGAGCACAGCGACCGCCGGCAGCCACCAGAGATAGTAGCCGTGGAGGATCACGACGTCCGCGGCCCGAAGGAGTCGCGCGAAATCGACGAGCGACAGCGTCATCGCACCGCGTCGGACGGCGAGACGCCGAGCCCGTCGGACCACGGTCCCCTGGAGGTCCGCCTCGTCGGCGTCGAGCACCGTCGCGCCCGATGTGCTCCTCATCTCGACGATGACGTCCGTGACACCCGTGGTGCGCCCGAGAGCGTGTCCGAGTTCGAGGGCGTTGCGCGGCGGTCCTCCGTCCGTCGCGGCGAGCGTGTTGATGACCTGGAGGATGCGGAGGGGGCGGCCGTCCGCGCGTCGTGCCTCCCCGGCGGCGTCTCGCCTCAGCTCCCGGGTCTTGAGGCCGATCTGCCAGTAGTACATCGACAGCGCGATCGCGTAGTCGATGCCCGCGCGGCCGTCGAGGAAGCCCCCTCGAGCCACCGCCGAATAGAGGAAGAACAGCACGGGCTTGCCGGGAACCGCGTCGAAGACCCGCCCTTTGAGCGTTCGACGACGAGCGACGTCGCGGCGGACGCGGTCGTTCTCGCGGAGGTGGGCCTCCCAGTCGGAGTAGCGGTTGTGGCGCTCGAACCAGGTGCGGACCGGGTCCGGGTCGTCGTGAAGGATGCGCGCGCGGAGCGAGACGACCCGCCCGGATGCGATGGGCTGGTAGTGCCCTTCGAGCTCCCCCATGCCGGGCGCGTCGAGATCGTCCACGACGGGGAAGCGCACCCGCGAACGGTGCACCAGCGCACGCTTGGTCACACGATGGCCGTGTCGGAGGATGCGACCGGCGAAGCGATAGGCGAGATCGATCTCGACGGCGGCGACGTCGACGGAGGAGAAGGGGAACGCGCGCAGCTCCTCAACGAACTCCGGCGTGGGGAACTCGTCGGCGTCCAGGAACAGCACCCAGTCGTGGCGTGTCCTCACGTTGTCGAGCTGCCACTGCTTCTTCTTCGGATAGCGGCCGTCCCACGTGAACGAGACGACGTCGACACCTCGCGACCGAGCGATCTCCGCCGTTCGATCCGACGAGTCGGAGTCGACGACGATGACCTCGTCGAAGTCGCCCAGCGCGTCCAGGCACTCTCCGATCCCGGATTCCTCGTTCTTCGTCTGCACGAGGACCGTGATGGGAAGGCGCCTCTCGCGGACATCGGCGCGAACGCGCATCACGACCCGTCCCGCCGGAAACGGAGACCGGTCCTTCTCGCGGGGTTGCCCGACCAGATCTCCCCGGCCGGCACATCCCCCCGGATGACGGTCATGGGCGCGGCCACGGCGGACCGCCCCACGTGGGCGCCGCCCAGCACCAGGCAGCGTGCGGAGAGCCAGGCGCCGTCGTCGATCCGTATGGCACGCGTGAGCAGGGCCATGTCGCGCCGGTGGGCATGGCTTCCCGTGGTGAGCATCGTCTCCTGCGAGATGACGACGTCGCTGCCGACGGACACGTCGTCCTGGTTGTGGAACCAGACGCCCTCGCCGATCCACGACCTGTCCCCGATGCGGAGCTTCCACGGGAACCTCACCCGCGTCCGGGGCCGGAACACGACGCCGCGACCGATCTCCGCCCCGAAGACGCGGAGGACCTGCGCACGCAGCCGCGAGCTGATCTGCCAGGGGTTGCTCACGAACAGCAGCTCGCACACCGACCAGGCGTAGACGACCCAGACCGGCCGGTCCCAGCTGGCCCGCTCGCCCGGCGCCCGCGAGAGATCGATCACTGACGTGTCTGCCACGGCGCCCTGCCTCTCGTGCATCGTTGTAATGTTCAGGCTATGCCACGTCCGCTGCGCCGCACGGTCGTGCTCGGCATGAACTATCCGCCCGAGTCGACCGGCATCTCGCCGTACACGGGCGGCCTCGCACGAGGGCTCGCGCGGCGGGGGATCACGACGCAGGTGCTGACGGCGCACCCCCACTATCCCGCATGGCGCATCGACGAGGGGTACGGCCAGTGGAAGCGCGCGGAGCGCTCCGAGGGGGTGGAGGTGCTCCGGCTGCGCCACTACGTCCCCGCACGACCCCGCGGCCTCGCCCGTCTGCTCTCCGAGGTCACCTTCGGGATCCGCCTGGCCACGACGCCATGGGGTTCCGCCGACGCCGTCGTCGCCGTCTCGCCCGCCCTCTTCGCGACGTGGATCGCGACCGCGCGGGCGCGTCTGACGCATCGCGACGCGCCCTTCGTCGTGTGGGTGCAGGATCTGTACGGCCAGGGGATGTCTCAGCTCGAGGGCGACGGACTCGCCGCGAGGATACTGCGCTCGGCGGAGCGGCGTCTCCTCAACGGCGCGGATCATGTCGTCGTCATCCACGACCGCTTCCGCGCCCGCGTCCGGGACGATCTGGGGGTCGACGATTCACGCATCTCCGTCGTCCGCAACTGGAGCCACGTCGACAGGACGCCGCCGACCGACCCGACGGGCACGCGGGCGCTGCTCGGCTGGGGGCCGCACGAGCGGATCGTCCTGCACGCGGGCAACATGGGGCTCAAGCAGGGACTCGACAACGTCGTCGCCGCCGCCAGAGCGGCTCACGAGCGGGGCTCCGCGGTCCGCTTCGTGCTTCTGGGCGACGGCAGCGAGCGGGAGCGCCTCCACCGGGAGGCGGCGGAGCTCCCGAGCCTGACGTTCACACCCGCGCTCGGCGACGACCTGTTCCTCGCCGCGCTCGGCGCGGCCGACGTGCTCCTCGTCAACGAGCGTCCCGGCGTGACGGACATGGCCGTCCCGAGCAAGCTCACGTCGTACTTCGCCGCCGGCCGGCCGGTGCTCGCCGCGACCGACGCCCACAGCATCACCGCCGACGAGGTCCGTGCCGCCGGGGCGGGCGTCGTCGTACCGGCGGACGAGCCGATCGCGCTCCTCGACGCGGCGCTCGCCCTGTGCCACGACGCGCCCGCCGCGCTCCGACTCGGAGCGAGCGGAAGGAGGTACTGCGAGACCGTCCTGGACGCCGAGCACGCCGTCGACCGCTTCGCCGAGCTGCTGTCCGACGTCGTCCGCCGTTCCCGTGCCGAGGGCCACCGGCAGCGCACCGTCGCCTGAGCCGATCCGCACACGGCCCCCGGCCGGATCCATGAGGGCCTGGCGGGCGAACCGGACTCCAGTATGCTGATGCCACCCCAGTCACGACGACGCCCCCGCGCCGCCTCCCTCCCCCGCAAAGGTTCCCCGTGACGCAGCAGCGTGCACTCATCACAGGCATCACCGGTCAGGACGGTTCCTATCTCGCCGAGCTGCTGCTGGCCAAGGGCTACGAGGTGCACGGCCTGATCCGCCGGGCCTCGACGTTCAACACCAGCCGCATCGACCACCTCTACGTCGATCCGCACGATCCGCGCGCACGCCTCTTCCTCCACTACGGAGACCTCTCCGACGGATCCCGCCTCGTCGCGCTCGTGTCGCAGATCGCTCCGCACGAGGTCTACAACCTCGCCGCGCAATCGCATGTGCGCGTGTCCTTCGAGGAGCCCGAGCACACCGCCGACATCACCGGCACGGGGACCACGCGCCTCCTGGAGGCCGTGAGGGTGGCGGGCGTCCCCGCGCGCTTCTACCAGGCCTCGTCCTCGGAGCTGTACGGCAGCACGACGCCCCCTCAGGACGAGAGCGCTCCCTTCCGTCCGCGTTCCCCCTACGCCGCCGCGAAGCTCTACTCGTACTGGATGACGCGGAACTATCGCGAGGCCTACGGGATGTTCGCCGTCAACGGCATCCTGTTCAATCACGAGTCGCCCCGCCGCGGCGAGACGTTCGTCACGCGCAAGATCACCCGGGCGGTCGCCGCCATCTCCGCGGGCCGTCAGGAGCATGTCTACCTCGGCAACCTCGAGGCGATCCGAGACTGGGGATACGCCGCCGAGTACGTCGAGGGGATGTGGCGGATGCTCCAGGTCGACGAGCCGGACGACTACGTGCTGGCGACGGGCGTCGGGCACTCGATCGCGGAGTTCCTCGGTGCGGCGTTCTCGCACGCCGGCCTCGACTGGCACGACCACGTGCGATTCGACGAGCGGTATCTCCGCCCGACGGAGGTCGACGTGCTCGTCGGCGACGCGTCCCGTGCCCGGGATCGGCTCGGATGGAGTCCCTCGGTGGAGGGACTCGAGCTCGCCCGGCTGATGGTGGACGCCGACATCGAGGCGCTCGGGCACGCCGGGCGCCCCTGGATCGACACGGTCCGCCTCTCGTCCTGGCCGGACGCCTCCGACGCACCCGCGCCCAGCGGGCCGTCCTCCGTCCCACGGCTCGACGACGAGAACCCCTTCGGCGAGACCGGGCAGCGCGTCGGCCGCCGTCGCGGCTGCGCGCAGGGGACAGCATGACGAGCGCTCCGGCCGACGCCTCCGACGGCGATCCGCTCGATCGCGAGGCGGCGTTCTACATCGCGGGCCACAGGGGGCTGGCCGGTTCCGCGCTGTGGCGAAGGCTCGAGGCCGCCGGCTTCCGACGTCTCGTGGGGAGGACGTCCGCGGAGCTCGACCTCCGCGATCGCGACGCCGTGTTCGCCTTCTTCCACGAGACGCGGCCACGCTACGTCGCGCTCGCCGCAGCCCGCGTGGGCGGGATCCTCGCCAACAGCACGGCCCCCGTCGACTTCCTCAGCGACAATCTCCGGATCCAGACGAACGTCATGGACGCCGCGCGCGCGACCCGCGTCGAGCGGCTCCTCTTCCTCGGCTCCTCGTGCATCTATCCTCGCCTCGCGACGCAGCCGATCCGGGAGGACGCCCTTCTCACCGGCCCGCTCGAGCCGACCAACGACGCCTACGCGATCGCGAAGATCGCCGGCATCCTGCAGGTCCAGGCCGTGCGCCGCCAGGACGGTCTCCCCTGGATCTCCGCCATGCCGACGAACCTCTACGGCCCGGGCGACAACTTCTCGCCCACGCGGTCGCACGTGCTGCCCGCCCTCATCCGCCGCTACGACGAGGCGGTCCGCGACGGACGGGAGTCCGTGCGGAACTGGGGCACCGGCGCGCCTCGACGCGAGTTCCTCCACGTCGACGACATGGCCGATGCCTGCCTTCATCTGCTCGAGCACTACGACGGCCCGTCGCAGGTCAACGTCGGCACGGGAGTCGACGCCACCGTCGAGGAGATCGCCGGGCTCGTCGCCGAGCTCGTCGGCTACACGGGCCGGACGGAGTGGGACACGGCCAAGCCCGACGGCACGCCTCAGAAACGGCTGGACGTCTCCCTGCTCTCGTCGACCGGCTGGTCGCCGCGCATCGGCTTCCGCGAGGGGCTGGCGAGCACGATCCGGTGGTATCGGGAGCACGTCGGCGACGTCCGGCGGTGACGCTCGGATGACGCCGCACAGCTTCGGCCGGTCGGATGGGCGCGGACGACGCGCCCGTCCGTGCCTGCGGGAGCGGCCGCGCGACTCGTGGCGGACGTCGGATCCCGGGCGCGCCTTCCGCGTCGTCCTCCTCGGCGTCCTCGCCGTCCTCGTCCTCGCCGGCGCATGGGTCGGGGTGAGAGGCGCGCTCGCCTCCGCGCATCTCGCGGAGGCCCAGCGACTCGCCGGCGAACTGCAGGAGACCGTGCTCGCGGGCGACGAGGCGTCCGCCGGGTCCCTCGACGCCCTCGCCGCCGAGACCTCCGCCGCCCACGCCCTCACGGACGATCCCGTCTGGCGGGCGGTGCAGGTCCTCCCCTGGGCGGGGCCGCCGATGCGCGCCGCCTCGACGATCGCCTCGGCTCTGGACGACGTCGTCTCCCGGACCGCTCTCCCCCTCGCCGACGAGGCGGTCGACGCGCTCGAGGAGCTGAGACCGCAGGACGGCCGGATCGATCCCCAAGCGGTCGCCTCGCTCGCCGAGCCGTCCGCCCGGGCGGCGTCGGCCGCCCGCGCCGCGGCTCGCGAGGTCGACGCCATCGACTCCTCTCCCCTCACGGGATCCCTCGCCGGCACCGTCGAGCAGGTGTCGGCGGCGCTCGACGGTGTCGCCGACCTCAGCGAGGGACTCGCCAACGCCGGGGACCTGCTCCCTCCGATGCTCGGCGCAGAGGGCGAGCGCGACTATCTCGTGGTGTTCCAGAACAACGCCGAGTGGC
This window of the Microbacterium sp. AB genome carries:
- a CDS encoding glycosyltransferase, whose translation is MRVRADVRERRLPITVLVQTKNEESGIGECLDALGDFDEVIVVDSDSSDRTAEIARSRGVDVVSFTWDGRYPKKKQWQLDNVRTRHDWVLFLDADEFPTPEFVEELRAFPFSSVDVAAVEIDLAYRFAGRILRHGHRVTKRALVHRSRVRFPVVDDLDAPGMGELEGHYQPIASGRVVSLRARILHDDPDPVRTWFERHNRYSDWEAHLRENDRVRRDVARRRTLKGRVFDAVPGKPVLFFLYSAVARGGFLDGRAGIDYAIALSMYYWQIGLKTRELRRDAAGEARRADGRPLRILQVINTLAATDGGPPRNALELGHALGRTTGVTDVIVEMRSTSGATVLDADEADLQGTVVRRARRLAVRRGAMTLSLVDFARLLRAADVVILHGYYLWWLPAVAVLARVCGVPVLLTPHGTLTAYDRARKPRRKTLFDLVASVLVDPGVAAFVTGSPAERADLVRARPGRRVEVAGIGVETQEGDAPAAPVERGELHLLSVGRIAEKKRVDLMIDALAVCRERGADASLCLAGTGDPRLVRRLEQLAERRGVREHVRFLGHVGPAGKRELYRESHVFLAPSDDENFGISLAESLCHGLPAVTSDAVAAASLVEQDAVVIVPAPDGERLASAIAEIAEPERWRIAAAAARESAPRVFDWSAVAGRWLSIAESVRVRHGGR
- a CDS encoding LbetaH domain-containing protein, whose amino-acid sequence is MADTSVIDLSRAPGERASWDRPVWVVYAWSVCELLFVSNPWQISSRLRAQVLRVFGAEIGRGVVFRPRTRVRFPWKLRIGDRSWIGEGVWFHNQDDVSVGSDVVISQETMLTTGSHAHRRDMALLTRAIRIDDGAWLSARCLVLGGAHVGRSAVAAPMTVIRGDVPAGEIWSGNPARRTGLRFRRDGS
- a CDS encoding glycosyltransferase, with the translated sequence MPRPLRRTVVLGMNYPPESTGISPYTGGLARGLARRGITTQVLTAHPHYPAWRIDEGYGQWKRAERSEGVEVLRLRHYVPARPRGLARLLSEVTFGIRLATTPWGSADAVVAVSPALFATWIATARARLTHRDAPFVVWVQDLYGQGMSQLEGDGLAARILRSAERRLLNGADHVVVIHDRFRARVRDDLGVDDSRISVVRNWSHVDRTPPTDPTGTRALLGWGPHERIVLHAGNMGLKQGLDNVVAAARAAHERGSAVRFVLLGDGSERERLHREAAELPSLTFTPALGDDLFLAALGAADVLLVNERPGVTDMAVPSKLTSYFAAGRPVLAATDAHSITADEVRAAGAGVVVPADEPIALLDAALALCHDAPAALRLGASGRRYCETVLDAEHAVDRFAELLSDVVRRSRAEGHRQRTVA
- the gmd gene encoding GDP-mannose 4,6-dehydratase; translated protein: MTQQRALITGITGQDGSYLAELLLAKGYEVHGLIRRASTFNTSRIDHLYVDPHDPRARLFLHYGDLSDGSRLVALVSQIAPHEVYNLAAQSHVRVSFEEPEHTADITGTGTTRLLEAVRVAGVPARFYQASSSELYGSTTPPQDESAPFRPRSPYAAAKLYSYWMTRNYREAYGMFAVNGILFNHESPRRGETFVTRKITRAVAAISAGRQEHVYLGNLEAIRDWGYAAEYVEGMWRMLQVDEPDDYVLATGVGHSIAEFLGAAFSHAGLDWHDHVRFDERYLRPTEVDVLVGDASRARDRLGWSPSVEGLELARLMVDADIEALGHAGRPWIDTVRLSSWPDASDAPAPSGPSSVPRLDDENPFGETGQRVGRRRGCAQGTA
- a CDS encoding GDP-L-fucose synthase family protein; the protein is MTSAPADASDGDPLDREAAFYIAGHRGLAGSALWRRLEAAGFRRLVGRTSAELDLRDRDAVFAFFHETRPRYVALAAARVGGILANSTAPVDFLSDNLRIQTNVMDAARATRVERLLFLGSSCIYPRLATQPIREDALLTGPLEPTNDAYAIAKIAGILQVQAVRRQDGLPWISAMPTNLYGPGDNFSPTRSHVLPALIRRYDEAVRDGRESVRNWGTGAPRREFLHVDDMADACLHLLEHYDGPSQVNVGTGVDATVEEIAGLVAELVGYTGRTEWDTAKPDGTPQKRLDVSLLSSTGWSPRIGFREGLASTIRWYREHVGDVRR